A region of Flavobacterium album DNA encodes the following proteins:
- a CDS encoding peptide MFS transporter, which yields MDKTTTQKGHPTGLWYLFGTEMWERFGYYLMLGIFSLYMIDGWNNGGMGFDAGKKSDIYGTYLGLVYLTPFIGGLLADRVLGYRRSIILGGLMMALGYFLLSIHDITSFYAGLFFIILGNGFFKPNISTLVGNLYSTEELKHKKDSGYNIFYMGINVGAFICNFVAAYMRLNFGWNFAFIAAGVGMLIGVIIFLSGTKHIRHVDVIKPLQAGDMPTTKILGSTILPMFVFGILGYLIPDNILGSDTNDAFIFGCVPVILFFIYLWFKSSGLEKRAIAALLAVFACVILFFAIFHQNGDALTVWAEDYTDREMPESVATVADKVDMAQTVENNAIVQLDDAAFKAKMEQLTAEEKAMPEVTKEEIAAKKEKSKIIAGYESSRKYFQNLGADKVPAQGSNLKLYSTELYQSINPMWVIVLTPILVGVWGFLRKRKKEPSTPTKIALGLLITALSALVMVGAVYATNGLSMKASSWWLIASYGVITLGELCLSPMGLSLVSKLSPPRITALMMGGFFLAISVGNKLAGMLSSLWEKIPEKQNYFYLNFGLVLGAAIMLFLMLKWLNGVMRENNVN from the coding sequence ATGGATAAGACAACAACTCAAAAAGGCCACCCTACGGGACTTTGGTATTTATTCGGCACTGAAATGTGGGAGCGATTTGGATATTACCTGATGCTGGGTATCTTCTCGCTGTACATGATAGATGGCTGGAATAATGGGGGTATGGGATTTGATGCAGGTAAAAAATCAGATATTTACGGCACCTATCTCGGCCTTGTTTATCTTACCCCGTTTATTGGCGGCCTGCTTGCAGACAGGGTGTTGGGTTACAGGAGATCTATTATATTGGGAGGGCTGATGATGGCGTTGGGATATTTCCTGCTATCAATCCATGACATTACGAGTTTTTACGCCGGTTTATTCTTTATCATCCTGGGTAATGGCTTTTTCAAACCGAATATTTCTACGCTTGTAGGTAACCTGTACAGCACAGAAGAACTTAAGCACAAAAAAGATTCGGGTTACAATATCTTTTATATGGGAATCAACGTAGGGGCATTCATCTGCAACTTCGTGGCGGCTTACATGAGGCTTAACTTCGGCTGGAACTTTGCGTTTATCGCGGCGGGTGTCGGTATGCTTATCGGCGTTATTATTTTCCTTAGCGGCACGAAACACATCAGGCATGTAGATGTGATCAAACCGTTGCAGGCGGGAGATATGCCTACCACAAAAATATTAGGTTCTACTATATTGCCAATGTTTGTGTTTGGTATTCTTGGATATCTTATTCCTGATAATATCTTAGGCTCAGATACCAATGATGCATTCATTTTTGGTTGTGTACCGGTAATATTGTTCTTTATTTACCTTTGGTTCAAATCATCAGGCCTTGAAAAAAGGGCAATTGCGGCACTGCTTGCAGTATTTGCGTGCGTAATATTGTTCTTCGCGATATTCCACCAGAACGGCGATGCACTTACAGTATGGGCAGAAGATTATACCGACAGGGAAATGCCGGAATCTGTAGCTACAGTTGCCGATAAAGTGGATATGGCACAAACGGTAGAGAACAACGCTATTGTACAGCTTGACGATGCTGCCTTCAAAGCAAAAATGGAGCAATTGACAGCAGAAGAAAAAGCTATGCCTGAAGTAACCAAAGAGGAAATTGCAGCTAAAAAAGAAAAATCCAAGATCATAGCCGGATATGAATCATCGCGCAAATATTTCCAAAATCTTGGCGCGGATAAAGTTCCGGCGCAGGGAAGCAACCTTAAATTATATTCTACTGAGCTTTATCAATCGATTAACCCTATGTGGGTAATTGTGCTTACGCCAATATTAGTGGGTGTTTGGGGCTTTCTTCGTAAGAGAAAGAAAGAGCCAAGCACGCCTACAAAGATCGCATTAGGACTACTGATCACGGCGCTTTCGGCTTTGGTTATGGTGGGTGCGGTATATGCAACCAACGGACTTAGCATGAAGGCCAGCAGCTGGTGGCTTATCGCTTCATATGGTGTGATAACGCTGGGTGAGCTTTGCCTTTCGCCAATGGGCCTTTCGCTGGTGTCGAAACTGAGCCCGCCAAGGATCACGGCATTGATGATGGGCGGTTTCTTCCTCGCCATATCGGTAGGGAATAAGCTTGCCGGTATGCTTTCGAGCCTTTGGGAAAAAATACCGGAAAAGCAAAACTATTTCTACCTGAACTTTGGGCTTGTGCTTGGCGCAGCAATAATGTTATTCCTGATGCTGAAATGGCTAAATGGGGTAATGAGGGAGAATAACGTAAATTAA
- a CDS encoding peptide MFS transporter: MEISNHKIELEKIQDFKGKYPKQLWYLFLVEMWERFTFYGMRALLGLYISHLILTADYKPLEPAELEAKKIEFQKQNHEELTKDHPRYYIETSQLKYKDAAESRSNKQYGLIQAFIYAMAFVGGMFADKIFGFRKSVFWGGILMAIGTFTMALPGAFPFYLGVSILIVGNGFFKPNISTMVGALYRPGDPRRDAGFSLFYSGINIGALLSGLTIAYIGTSVSWSLGFALAGVCMLCGLALFMFTQKTLGPIGLPPVPEKLKEKKAGISRNMWVYILSIVFMPFFFVLVYFPFDIDFTFLFGQDTNDAGELVPYMVQFSDLFMISIAVIIFGFLVYTMFNVAKEEKSKMFVAVVLILFSVLFWSFFEQGGGSLNFFAIGNVDSHGLNMTQVNNSVNALWVVLAAPLVGMLWIALNKRKAEPNTVVKFGLGFVFLGLGFLVFYFSKFMANDGGYTPLWTFVFAYLVITIGELCLSPIGLSMVTKLTPNRLHGVMMGTWFLASAYGQYGAGLIGSALAKVDTSIKNPTNLDKLEQYTNGYQSIAYIAIGAGIVLLLISPILKKQMKGAG, from the coding sequence ATGGAGATATCTAACCATAAGATAGAACTGGAAAAGATCCAGGATTTTAAAGGCAAATACCCGAAACAGCTTTGGTACCTTTTCCTGGTAGAAATGTGGGAGCGCTTCACGTTTTATGGGATGCGTGCGCTTTTAGGGCTTTACATTTCGCACCTTATCCTCACGGCCGATTATAAACCGCTGGAGCCTGCCGAACTGGAAGCTAAGAAAATTGAATTCCAAAAGCAGAACCATGAAGAACTCACGAAGGATCATCCGAGGTATTATATAGAAACCTCACAGCTCAAGTATAAAGATGCCGCGGAAAGCCGGTCAAACAAGCAATACGGACTAATACAGGCCTTTATATATGCAATGGCATTCGTGGGCGGTATGTTTGCAGATAAGATATTCGGTTTCCGTAAATCGGTTTTCTGGGGTGGTATCCTTATGGCTATTGGTACATTTACCATGGCATTACCGGGTGCGTTCCCATTCTATCTCGGGGTCAGTATCCTCATTGTGGGCAACGGATTTTTTAAGCCAAATATCTCTACTATGGTCGGGGCATTATACCGTCCAGGCGACCCAAGGAGGGATGCGGGCTTCTCACTCTTCTATTCCGGAATTAATATCGGTGCGTTGCTTAGCGGCCTTACCATCGCGTATATCGGTACATCGGTTAGCTGGTCATTAGGCTTTGCACTTGCAGGCGTATGCATGCTTTGTGGACTGGCGCTGTTTATGTTCACCCAAAAAACACTGGGGCCCATCGGGCTTCCGCCAGTGCCTGAAAAGCTAAAGGAAAAAAAGGCAGGCATAAGCAGGAACATGTGGGTGTACATCCTTTCTATAGTGTTCATGCCATTTTTCTTTGTACTTGTTTATTTTCCATTCGACATAGATTTCACCTTCCTTTTCGGACAGGATACCAATGATGCCGGAGAGTTAGTACCCTATATGGTGCAGTTCAGTGACCTGTTCATGATCTCTATTGCGGTCATTATTTTTGGGTTCCTGGTTTACACAATGTTCAATGTTGCCAAAGAAGAGAAAAGCAAGATGTTTGTGGCCGTAGTGCTTATATTGTTCTCTGTATTGTTCTGGTCGTTCTTCGAGCAGGGCGGTGGGTCGCTTAACTTCTTCGCCATAGGCAATGTAGACAGTCACGGACTCAACATGACGCAGGTGAACAACTCAGTAAATGCGCTATGGGTAGTGCTTGCCGCGCCGCTTGTGGGTATGCTTTGGATCGCCCTTAATAAAAGGAAAGCAGAGCCGAATACTGTTGTGAAATTCGGGCTTGGGTTTGTGTTCCTGGGGTTAGGGTTCCTTGTGTTCTATTTCAGTAAGTTCATGGCGAATGATGGCGGTTACACCCCGCTTTGGACATTCGTATTCGCGTACCTGGTGATTACTATAGGAGAGCTTTGCCTTTCGCCCATCGGCCTTTCGATGGTAACGAAGCTTACGCCCAACAGGCTGCATGGCGTAATGATGGGTACATGGTTCCTTGCCAGTGCTTACGGGCAGTATGGTGCAGGGCTTATCGGGTCGGCGCTTGCAAAAGTAGATACTTCGATCAAAAACCCGACTAACCTTGACAAGCTGGAGCAATATACCAACGGTTACCAAAGCATCGCTTATATAGCCATTGGCGCGGGTATCGTGTTGTTGCTGATATCGCCGATCCTTAAAAAGCAGATGAAGGGTGCGGGATAA
- a CDS encoding thioredoxin family protein: protein MKKILLALFIGLGTLAVQAQEIKWMSMDEALAAQKKKAKPIFMDVYTDWCGPCKMLDKNTFHDPAVVKYISENYYAVKFNAEGQSDITYKGKKYSNPGFVEGRSGRNAVHEFAAFLQVRAYPSMIVFDAKGEVKAPIVGYYQPEQLLEALKK, encoded by the coding sequence ATGAAAAAAATACTTTTAGCATTGTTTATAGGGCTTGGCACTTTGGCTGTACAGGCACAGGAAATAAAATGGATGAGCATGGACGAAGCGCTTGCTGCCCAGAAGAAAAAAGCGAAACCCATCTTCATGGACGTATATACCGATTGGTGCGGCCCGTGCAAAATGCTCGACAAGAATACCTTTCACGACCCTGCTGTAGTGAAATATATTTCTGAAAATTATTATGCCGTAAAATTCAATGCAGAAGGCCAATCCGATATTACGTATAAAGGTAAAAAATACAGCAACCCCGGCTTTGTAGAAGGCCGTAGCGGCAGGAACGCTGTTCACGAATTTGCCGCATTCCTGCAGGTTCGCGCTTATCCTTCAATGATCGTATTCGATGCTAAAGGCGAAGTAAAGGCCCCGATAGTAGGGTATTACCAGCCGGAACAATTGCTGGAAGCGCTAAAAAAATAA
- a CDS encoding ComEC/Rec2 family competence protein: MKVLKYPVIAITFFLALGILAGYYLSPAPGFLYALLGSVFALLLTSYFLAKKDLIQKPYFGITSWLFAFVMGMLVQMLHYPPNQKLHYTNSLTNDIPVLKTVVSERLKPNAYSEKYYFDVLSANGKPATGKLLVTVPKDSLGRLLHAGDAFIIADELQPIPAAMNPGQFDYAAYMAKQGVFHQVRLKDNFVKAGQIDSFDAYVGQLRETLIHSFDIHNYSAETRNVINALLLGQRQDMDQETSDNYTNAGVLHILAISGLHFSMLFLILTTLFKPLNRLRRKGELLQLIVILALLWGFAFITGLSASVVRSVVMFSFIMIGQYHTRNANIYNSIAVSMLVLLLAKPMFLFDVGFQLSYVAMFSIVWLQPIYKKTGRSGYLIINYAIDTVLISLAAQIGVLPLSLYYFHQFPLLFLLANLVVIPLSNVVLVTGLIVLLLNFIAPPVAIIVGSVLEWLIVAMNSFIAWIASFDSLVLKDIPFTLLLNVSLYAVIILMVLWLYKKTYRRTAALLVSVLVFQSIYTITVWDSKSHDELIVFNNRKSTLLAERISSRIMILSEDSLALKNFNIRSYRKGNFASEVILKPIQNVLWHKGSKVLIIDSTAAYSPAMKPDVLLLIHSPKVNFERLLAELHPKQVVADATNYKTYVARWKATCQKQKIPFHATAEKGSYGIK; encoded by the coding sequence ATGAAGGTATTGAAATATCCCGTTATTGCCATTACATTCTTCCTCGCGCTGGGCATACTGGCAGGGTATTACCTTTCCCCTGCTCCCGGATTTCTTTACGCACTTTTGGGAAGTGTATTTGCACTCCTGCTTACCTCCTATTTCCTTGCAAAAAAAGACCTCATCCAAAAACCGTATTTCGGGATAACGTCATGGCTGTTTGCCTTTGTAATGGGTATGCTTGTTCAAATGCTGCACTATCCACCAAACCAAAAGCTGCATTACACGAACTCACTCACTAATGATATACCCGTACTGAAAACCGTGGTTTCCGAACGGCTGAAACCCAACGCATACTCTGAAAAATATTATTTTGATGTGCTGTCGGCCAATGGGAAACCAGCCACAGGCAAACTTCTTGTTACCGTTCCGAAAGACAGTTTAGGCAGGCTGCTCCACGCAGGCGATGCTTTTATCATTGCCGACGAACTCCAGCCCATACCTGCCGCAATGAACCCCGGCCAGTTCGATTATGCCGCTTATATGGCAAAGCAGGGTGTTTTCCACCAGGTGCGCCTGAAGGATAATTTTGTGAAGGCAGGGCAAATTGATAGTTTTGATGCTTATGTAGGCCAACTGAGGGAAACGCTCATCCATAGCTTTGATATCCATAATTACAGCGCTGAAACCCGCAATGTCATCAATGCGTTGCTCTTGGGCCAGAGGCAGGATATGGATCAGGAGACTTCCGATAATTATACCAATGCAGGCGTGCTGCATATACTCGCTATCTCGGGGCTTCATTTTTCGATGCTGTTCTTAATTCTCACCACGCTATTCAAACCCCTGAACCGCTTACGGCGAAAAGGCGAACTGCTACAGCTCATAGTCATACTGGCGCTGTTGTGGGGATTTGCCTTTATCACGGGTTTATCGGCATCGGTGGTGCGTTCTGTAGTGATGTTCAGCTTCATCATGATTGGCCAGTATCATACCCGCAATGCCAACATTTACAACTCCATTGCAGTCTCTATGTTGGTGTTGCTTCTGGCAAAGCCAATGTTCTTGTTCGATGTCGGATTCCAGTTAAGTTATGTCGCCATGTTTTCAATTGTATGGTTGCAGCCGATTTACAAAAAAACTGGAAGGTCGGGATACCTCATAATCAACTATGCCATAGACACAGTACTCATCTCACTTGCCGCCCAGATAGGCGTATTGCCACTCAGCCTGTATTATTTCCACCAGTTCCCGCTGCTATTCCTTTTGGCCAACCTTGTAGTGATCCCGTTATCGAATGTAGTACTGGTGACAGGCCTCATTGTACTGCTCCTGAATTTTATAGCGCCGCCTGTGGCGATCATAGTGGGATCTGTATTGGAATGGCTTATTGTGGCAATGAACAGCTTTATAGCCTGGATCGCTTCATTTGACAGTTTGGTTTTAAAAGACATCCCTTTCACACTATTGCTAAATGTTTCGCTTTACGCCGTTATTATCCTGATGGTGTTGTGGCTTTATAAAAAGACCTACCGGCGCACGGCAGCCCTGCTTGTATCAGTGCTTGTTTTTCAGTCCATTTATACCATAACGGTGTGGGACAGCAAAAGCCACGATGAGCTTATCGTCTTCAATAACCGGAAAAGCACGCTCCTTGCCGAAAGAATAAGCAGTCGCATAATGATACTGAGTGAAGACAGCCTTGCCTTAAAGAACTTCAACATAAGATCCTACCGGAAAGGGAATTTTGCCTCAGAAGTTATCCTAAAGCCCATACAGAATGTTTTATGGCATAAGGGAAGCAAGGTCCTGATAATAGACAGCACGGCAGCCTATAGCCCTGCAATGAAGCCGGACGTTCTCTTGCTTATCCATTCGCCTAAAGTGAACTTTGAAAGATTGCTGGCCGAACTGCATCCCAAACAAGTGGTTGCCGACGCCACCAACTACAAAACCTATGTGGCACGCTGGAAAGCAACCTGCCAAAAACAAAAGATCCCTTTCCATGCCACGGCAGAAAAGGGATCTTACGGAATTAAATAA
- a CDS encoding C40 family peptidase, whose protein sequence is MKNLRPLTLVLFLIASFTASAQIVTSKKEAQKKGIYSYTEKQASKPAPAIDKAAVMKEVASLNDRDVVAYEPVQKKDISKGGPRKSEIERTRTNPIKNGTVIIDEATDPDFTPEPSESYLAVQIVNNAADFIGVRYRAGGTTKAGMDCSGMVYATFQIFGITLPRSSAGMAGAGRVVQLSEVKRGDLLLFKNSHNRRGINHVGIVSEVTEEGEVLFIHSSTSSGVMVSSMNEPYNARTFVQANRVIEEE, encoded by the coding sequence TTGAAAAACCTCCGCCCCCTAACCCTGGTACTGTTCCTGATAGCATCTTTTACCGCTTCGGCACAGATCGTAACTTCTAAAAAAGAAGCCCAAAAAAAGGGTATTTATTCTTACACTGAAAAACAGGCTTCAAAACCGGCACCTGCTATAGACAAAGCAGCGGTTATGAAGGAAGTGGCTTCACTCAACGACAGGGATGTTGTTGCGTATGAGCCGGTTCAGAAAAAAGATATAAGCAAGGGAGGCCCAAGAAAATCTGAAATCGAGCGTACCAGGACCAACCCCATCAAAAACGGTACGGTAATTATCGACGAGGCTACTGACCCGGATTTTACACCGGAACCTTCCGAAAGCTACCTTGCGGTTCAGATAGTAAACAATGCAGCAGATTTTATCGGCGTTCGTTACAGGGCAGGCGGCACCACAAAAGCCGGAATGGACTGTTCAGGCATGGTTTACGCTACTTTCCAGATATTCGGCATTACATTACCGCGCAGCTCCGCCGGCATGGCAGGTGCAGGCAGGGTAGTACAACTTTCTGAAGTAAAAAGGGGCGACCTGCTTCTTTTCAAGAACAGCCACAACAGAAGGGGCATCAACCACGTTGGCATCGTTAGTGAGGTAACCGAAGAAGGCGAAGTACTGTTTATCCACTCTTCTACCAGCTCAGGTGTTATGGTATCCTCTATGAATGAGCCTTATAACGCACGTACTTTTGTACAGGCAAACAGGGTTATCGAAGAAGAATAA
- the lpxB gene encoding lipid-A-disaccharide synthase, translating to MKYYIIAGEASGDLHGSNLMKELFKKDPHADIRFWGGDLMQAAGGTLVKHYRELAFMGFAEVVQNLRTILNNIKFCKQDILSFQPDVIIFIDYPGFNMRIAKWAKELGIKTHYYISPQIWAWKENRIKAIRRDVDHMYIILPFEKNFYENKHNFAVEFVGHPLIDAIHNREKTDPEAFKKEHGLDERPVIALLPGSRKQEIIKMLSVMLSVTDDFPDYQFVIAGAPSQEYSFYEPFLNNSNVKFISNKTYGLLSIAYAALVTSGTATLETALFKVPEVVCYKGGWISYQIAKRIITLKYISLVNLIMDKEVVKELIQDDFNKKNIREELQKLLTPEYRRNLLKQYDLLEERLGGIGASEKTASLIIKHLT from the coding sequence ATGAAATATTACATTATAGCCGGCGAAGCATCGGGCGACCTGCACGGGTCAAACCTGATGAAGGAACTTTTTAAGAAAGACCCACACGCGGATATTCGTTTTTGGGGCGGCGACCTCATGCAGGCTGCCGGGGGCACGCTGGTAAAGCACTACCGCGAACTGGCGTTTATGGGCTTTGCCGAAGTGGTGCAAAACCTTAGGACTATACTGAACAACATAAAGTTCTGCAAGCAGGATATTCTTTCCTTCCAACCGGATGTAATTATTTTTATCGACTATCCCGGCTTCAACATGCGTATTGCGAAATGGGCAAAAGAGCTGGGCATCAAAACACATTACTATATTTCCCCGCAGATATGGGCATGGAAAGAGAACCGCATCAAGGCCATCCGCCGCGATGTGGACCACATGTATATCATACTGCCCTTTGAAAAAAACTTTTACGAAAACAAGCATAATTTTGCTGTTGAATTTGTGGGGCACCCCCTGATAGATGCCATACACAACCGCGAGAAAACCGATCCGGAAGCTTTCAAAAAAGAGCACGGACTGGACGAAAGGCCGGTCATCGCACTGCTGCCGGGAAGCAGGAAGCAGGAAATAATCAAGATGCTTTCGGTAATGCTTTCTGTAACCGATGATTTCCCGGATTACCAGTTCGTCATTGCCGGAGCGCCGTCGCAGGAATATTCTTTTTATGAGCCGTTCCTCAACAATAGCAATGTAAAGTTCATTTCAAATAAAACCTATGGCCTTCTGAGCATTGCATACGCAGCTTTGGTCACCTCGGGAACGGCTACGTTAGAGACTGCATTGTTCAAAGTACCGGAAGTGGTTTGCTACAAGGGCGGATGGATTTCGTACCAGATCGCAAAGCGTATTATCACGTTAAAATACATCTCGCTGGTAAACCTTATCATGGATAAAGAGGTTGTGAAAGAACTCATCCAGGATGACTTTAACAAAAAAAACATAAGAGAAGAACTCCAAAAGTTATTAACACCCGAATACAGACGGAATCTCCTGAAACAGTACGATTTACTGGAGGAAAGGCTGGGCGGAATCGGCGCCAGTGAAAAAACAGCAAGCCTCATAATCAAACATTTAACATAG
- a CDS encoding lipocalin family protein, with protein MKKLTMVAFAAAAFTALSCSDDDNNTTNNNATVSGKWMLTAVTASHAVDGNDDGVSSTNLITEGGACFTDSYLQFGANHTVANFLSAPMLGDACFTAEADGEYSVNGNKVTVTVNYEGDNDTTVYTQNGNTLTALVPDFYEVEVTVNGQTTSDSIDATLVFTKQ; from the coding sequence ATGAAAAAACTTACAATGGTAGCTTTTGCAGCTGCAGCTTTTACAGCTTTGTCGTGTTCAGACGATGACAACAATACTACAAACAACAATGCTACTGTATCCGGAAAATGGATGCTTACTGCGGTAACCGCTTCTCATGCTGTTGACGGCAATGATGATGGTGTATCTTCTACCAACCTTATCACAGAAGGCGGCGCGTGCTTTACAGATTCCTACCTTCAGTTTGGCGCTAACCACACGGTTGCTAATTTCCTTAGTGCGCCTATGCTGGGGGATGCCTGCTTCACTGCAGAGGCAGATGGCGAGTATAGCGTAAATGGCAACAAAGTAACTGTTACCGTGAACTATGAGGGCGACAATGATACTACTGTTTACACCCAAAATGGAAATACGCTTACAGCACTGGTACCTGACTTTTATGAAGTGGAAGTAACCGTAAACGGGCAGACAACTTCTGACAGCATTGATGCTACACTGGTATTTACCAAACAGTAA
- a CDS encoding AAA family ATPase encodes MVKAFVFGKFLPFHKGHEAMIRFALTKSDFVSVLVCCSDKEDIPAEARKRWISATFSEINTIEVLSFEYKESDFPNTSASSKEVSAIWAPVFSNLFPDHSLLITSEPYGDYVAEFMGIRHIPFDIPKQLYPVSATLIRNNVFEWWDYLPDSVKPYYAFKITILGTESAGKTTLAQRLSAHFGCILVNEAGRDIIPNSNSFTMADLHKTAIEHARRINEAEKGNCPLIIIDTDVHITRSYAQFTFGEELHVSDTVCEANKAGLCIYLTNNSGYFQDGSRLNEAQVRLLDLSHRKTLDDNKIPYIEIGGSFDEKFEKAVQLIKNLIRY; translated from the coding sequence ATGGTTAAAGCGTTCGTTTTCGGGAAATTCCTTCCGTTCCACAAAGGCCATGAAGCGATGATACGGTTTGCATTGACAAAGTCCGATTTTGTATCTGTACTGGTTTGCTGCAGCGATAAGGAAGATATCCCCGCTGAAGCACGCAAACGCTGGATCAGTGCGACCTTTAGCGAAATTAATACTATTGAAGTCCTTAGCTTCGAATACAAAGAATCCGATTTTCCCAATACTTCAGCTTCATCAAAAGAAGTATCGGCTATCTGGGCGCCGGTATTCAGCAATCTATTCCCCGATCATTCCCTGCTTATCACTTCAGAGCCTTACGGCGATTATGTCGCGGAATTCATGGGTATCAGGCACATCCCGTTCGATATCCCGAAACAGCTGTATCCCGTTTCCGCAACGCTCATACGCAACAACGTTTTTGAATGGTGGGATTATTTGCCCGATAGCGTGAAGCCTTATTATGCTTTTAAAATTACGATACTGGGTACGGAATCTGCCGGCAAGACCACATTGGCACAAAGGCTTTCGGCACACTTCGGCTGTATATTGGTAAACGAAGCGGGGCGGGACATTATCCCCAACTCGAATTCCTTTACTATGGCCGACCTTCATAAAACCGCTATTGAACATGCCCGCAGGATAAATGAAGCCGAAAAAGGCAACTGCCCGCTTATTATCATTGATACTGACGTACATATCACCAGGTCGTACGCGCAATTTACTTTTGGGGAAGAGCTTCATGTTAGCGATACTGTTTGTGAAGCGAACAAGGCCGGCCTCTGCATTTATCTTACCAACAACAGTGGGTATTTCCAGGATGGTTCGAGGCTCAACGAAGCTCAGGTCCGCCTGCTGGACCTTTCGCACAGAAAAACATTAGACGACAATAAAATCCCCTACATTGAGATCGGCGGAAGCTTTGATGAAAAGTTTGAAAAAGCAGTACAGCTTATTAAAAATTTAATCAGGTATTGA
- the pnuC gene encoding nicotinamide riboside transporter PnuC, with translation MIAIFDISNIIGEICGYPISYIELLATLSGLVSVYYASRASILTWPTGTLNAVFLFVLFYQVQLYADMFLQIYFFIVTLYGWYYWNRKKDNKDITILSKNGRLLTIAIVIGTTIITGYLFSHIHEYRPQYFKIPAAYPYADSFIMVASITATTLLAQKKLENWYLWLMVNIASIAVYYAKSVYFLSLEYVVFFGLASYGLYNWHKKLRHG, from the coding sequence GTGATAGCTATTTTCGACATATCGAATATTATAGGCGAAATTTGCGGCTACCCAATCAGCTATATTGAACTGCTCGCCACGCTGAGCGGACTGGTATCGGTATATTATGCATCGCGTGCAAGCATCCTCACCTGGCCTACCGGCACGCTCAATGCGGTATTCCTGTTCGTGCTTTTTTACCAGGTGCAGCTTTATGCCGATATGTTCCTGCAAATCTATTTTTTCATCGTCACGCTCTACGGGTGGTACTATTGGAACCGGAAAAAAGACAATAAGGATATTACAATCCTGTCAAAAAATGGCAGGCTACTTACAATAGCCATAGTAATAGGCACAACCATAATTACAGGCTATCTATTCTCGCACATCCACGAATACCGGCCGCAGTATTTCAAAATACCGGCCGCTTATCCGTACGCCGATTCGTTTATTATGGTAGCGAGCATTACGGCAACAACGCTTTTGGCACAAAAGAAATTAGAGAACTGGTACCTGTGGCTTATGGTAAACATTGCCAGTATTGCCGTGTATTATGCCAAGAGCGTTTATTTCCTTTCGCTCGAATACGTGGTTTTCTTTGGATTGGCTTCTTATGGATTGTACAACTGGCATAAAAAACTGAGGCATGGTTAA